The proteins below come from a single Aegilops tauschii subsp. strangulata cultivar AL8/78 chromosome 6, Aet v6.0, whole genome shotgun sequence genomic window:
- the LOC109771428 gene encoding F-box/kelch-repeat protein At1g57790-like, producing the protein MGGTCSVSRVLSLVIHHRNLRPLVFRVPKLLGLLPPGLPKKFLKEEHIHGPLTKVAVSQLPELPQDVLMSIFAHLEIPDPMRACSVCSSWRSAYSSLRKLGQYQLRQTPCLLYTSESAGDSVAYLYSLLEKRSYKLTLPEPSIRSRHLIGSSNGWLITADERSEMHILNPITCEQIALPSVITIAQLSFAWFGDDKWTWLKPRSFFQDCVYKDGMLYAVASLGEIHAFDLRGPVVATELIAG; encoded by the exons ATGGGTGGTACCTGTAGCGTATCCAGGGTGTTGAGTCTAGTCATCCACCACAGGAATCTGCGTCCTCTAGTCTTCCGAGTGCCTAAGCTGCTAGGTCTTCTTCCTCCCGGTTTGCCGAAGAAATTCCTCAAAGAAGAACACATCCATGGACCTCTGACCAAGGTTGCAGTTTCCCAATTGCCAGAGCTGCCACAGGATGTCCTGATGTCCATATTTGCACACCTGGAGATCCCTGACCCGATGCGTGCCTGCTCCGTCTGCTCCTCGTGGCGCTCCGCGTATTCCAGCCTGCGTAAACTTGGGCAGTACCAGCTGCGCCAGACGCCGTGCCTCTTATACACATCTGAATCTGCTGGTGACAGCGTTGCATACCTCTACAGCCTCTTGGAGAAGAGGTCATACAAGTTGACTCTCCCAGAGCCATCCATTCGCAGCAGGCATCTGATCGGGTCCTCAAATGGCTGGCTGATTACTGCTGATGAGAGGTCCGAGATGCATATTCTCAATCCCATCACATGTGAACAGATCGCTCTCCCATCGGTGATCACCATCGC GCAACTCTCATTTGCTTGGTTCGGGGATGACAAGTGGACCTGGCTGAAACCACGTAGTTTTTTTCAAGACTGCGTGTACAAAGATGGTATGTTATATGCAGTGGCATCGCTAGGAGAAATTCACGCCTTCGATCTCAGAGGCCCTGTGGTCGCAACGGAGTTAATTGCAGGCTAG
- the LOC109771415 gene encoding cytochrome P450 89A2-like, with protein MESLLSVLAYAFFVFLVLAVFRRICRVPARVIPQPIVENSDAAVTRRALVEYADAFSNRPMSMFRVPIVKGHRRRRSDNIISVPYGPLWRTLRCNLAAETIHPTRYASYAPLRRAAIDDIVASVQSAARKGRAVVVRDGLYAAVFSMIARMCFGDGLVDEADVRAMQCEFREFILAAVESTSTCESKLLGYWRRWESDPIALRHRLAELFLPLIEEARRQSSQFCDGHARSYVDSLIHLRVPDEDDDNDEHLRRALTEDEMVSLVLEFLGAGTETVVACVEWTLAHLVTRPEIQNKLRREAIIKIKYDGDNKYPSEDEEREILHRGMAPYLHAVVLESLRMHPPAPFVVRDVRAEGGVVGQTAMPAGGLRVHFVLGDIGRDPKTWTDPDEFRPERFLAGGEGEAVGPLPGPKEIKMMPFGAGRRYCPGMALGMLNVKCLLAALVREFEWTEGNCGVDLTELDGFFQAMKKPLRARVTRHKCMQQA; from the coding sequence ATGGAGTCTTTGCTTTCAGTACTTGCTTATgccttcttcgtcttccttgTCCTAGCTGTGTTCCGACGCATCTGCCGTGTGCCGGCGCGGGTGATCCCTCAGCCGATCGTTGAGAACAGCGATGCTGCCGTCACCAGGCGTGCACTGGTTGAATACGCCGACGCTTTCTCCAACCGCCCAATGTCCATGTTCCGCGTCCCTATCGTCAAAGGTCACCGCCGCCGACGGAGCGACAACATAATCTCCGTGCCATACGGCCCGCTATGGCGCACCCTGCGGTGCAACCTCGCCGCGGAGACCATCCACCCCACGCGCTACGCTTCCTATGCACCCCTGCGACGGGCGGCCATCGACGACATCGTCGCTAGCGTCCAGTCAGCCGCAAGAAAGGGCAGGGCGGTGGTCGTCCGTGACGGCCTCTATGCCGCCGTGTTCTCTATGATTGCACGCATGTGCTTTGGAGACGGCCTGGTCGACGAGGCCGACGTGCGGGCCATGCAGTGCGAGTTCCGAGAGTTCATCCTCGCCGCCGTGGAATCCACCTCCACGTGCGAGTCTAAGCTCTTGGGCTACTGGAGGAGATGGGAAAGCGATCCTATCGCCTTGCGCCACCGGCTGGCGGAGCTTTTCCTCCCTCTCATCGAGGAGGCACGGCGGCAGTCGTCACAATTCTGCGACGGCCACGCCCGTTCATACGTCGATTCGCTCATCCATCTCCGCGTTCCagacgaagacgacgacaatGACGAGCATCTCCGCCGAGCCCTCACGGAAGACGAGATGGTGAGCCTCGTGTTAGAATTCCTCGGCGCCGGCACGGAGACCGTTGTGGCTTGCGTCGAGTGGACCCTCGCTCACCTAGTCACCCGACCGGAGATCCAGAACAAACTGCGTCGCGAGGCCATCATCAAAATCAAGTACGACGGTGACAACAAGTATCCCTCCGAGGACGAGGAGAGAGAGATACTCCACCGCGGCATGGCGCCGTACCTCCACGCCGTGGTGCTCGAGAGCCTCCGCATGCACCCACCGGCGCCGTTCGTCGTGCGCGACGTCCGCGCCGAGGGAGGAGTGGTCGGCCAAACGGCCATGCCGGCAGGCGGTTTGCGTGTGCACTTCGTCTTGGGGGACATCGGGAGGGACCCCAAGACATGGACGGATCCCGACGAGTTCCGGCCGGAGAGGTTCCTTgccggaggagagggagaggcCGTTGGGCCTCTGCCGGGGCCCAAGGAGATTAAGATGATGCCGTTCGGCGCAGGGCGGAGGTACTGCCCAGGCATGGCGCTGGGGATGCTCAATGTCAAGTGCTTGCTGGCAGCGCTGGTGCGCGAGTTCGAGTGGACCGAGGGAAATTGTGGCGTCGACCTCACGGAGCTCGACGGGTTCTTCCAAGCGATGAAGAAGCCACTTCGTGCTCGTGTCACTCGTCACAAGTGCATGCAGCAAGCGTAA